In Wolbachia endosymbiont of Spodoptera picta, a single window of DNA contains:
- the rpsR gene encoding 30S ribosomal protein S18, producing MMKRRNSFNNSYVSVNNRTGFRRPKVCPLAASKDEDIDYKNIDLLSKFTSDYGRILPRRLTGVCARKQRKLRLAIIRARFLALAPYCTKKVR from the coding sequence ATGATGAAAAGACGAAATAGTTTTAATAATTCTTACGTGTCTGTAAATAACAGAACTGGCTTTAGGCGTCCTAAGGTCTGTCCTCTTGCTGCATCTAAAGATGAGGACATAGACTATAAGAATATAGATTTATTGTCCAAATTCACCTCTGACTATGGTAGAATATTACCTAGAAGGTTAACAGGTGTGTGCGCAAGAAAACAAAGAAAGTTGCGCTTAGCAATTATAAGAGCACGCTTTTTAGCTCTTGCTCCTTACTGTACTAAAAAAGTTA